The region CGGCGCACGTTCAGCTTTGATTCCGTGTGGGAGGGGAATCGACTGGTGGTGAACAATATCGGGATGAGTAAGAATACCAATGATAATGCGCCCGATGAGGCGATTCCCATCCTGGCTGAAAATGATGTTATCCAGTTCGAAATGCTGACGAAGCATGCCTATCTGATTAGCACCGTCCAGTCAAAGATGGCATGTAATATCCGCGATTAATGGATGTGGGAACTACACATTAATCGCAATTCAGGATGTTATCGCTATTTTTGGCGTGTGGCTTATGCGCTTAACAATACGCGTTGTATAAAATCCTCAATATCTTCAATTGCTTGATTAAAATCAGCGGGAGTAGGGTTAATAATCAGATGATCGGAGTAGCCGTTTAACAGCGCATCTAGCTGGCGGGAAACTCGCTGGGTATCGGTATTTTTAAAGGCACCGGATGCGATGCCCGATGCAATAATCTCTTCCAGTAAAGCAGACCATTTCTCTGTCATTACATGGGCGAGTTCTTCGTAAGCGGTATTGTGAACGGCCAACTGCCATAGTGATCCATAGAGATTCCAGATGACGTCAGTGGTATCCGGCAGGTAATTCTTCACCAACTCATATAGCTTCTCTTTTGGTGGTAATGTGGCGATTTCTGCCGCGACCTCTTCCAAATCCGCCTGCATGAACGCCGTTAGCGCCTCAATGGATAATGTCTGCCAGTCAGGAAAGTAGTGGTAAAGATGACTGCGCGAAATACCAACGTGTTCCGCCAGTTCGCGCGTTGTCACTTTCTCTATACCTTTCTCAATAAACAGCTCGATTGCGCCATCAAGGATTTTGTCTTTTAGCGCTTTCGTCGTCTCTTTCATTACCGTCCCCACGTTGACTTTGAGCGGTTGCTCAAATACAATTTTTTGCACTTGAGCAACCGCTCAAGTATAACTCTGTTAGATGCTATTCTCATGCAAACCCATAATATCAGCGAACCAGTCAAGGTTTCGCATAGTGCCGTTGTCACCCTTAAAAAACTTGGCAAGCTGCATGGCAAAAAACTGATTCTCACTCTGCTGCTGGTAGTAGCGGAGAATGTGACTTATCTGCTTTATCCCCTGATGGCAGGCTTCGCTATTAACGCC is a window of Pectobacterium punjabense DNA encoding:
- a CDS encoding TetR/AcrR family transcriptional regulator, which codes for MKETTKALKDKILDGAIELFIEKGIEKVTTRELAEHVGISRSHLYHYFPDWQTLSIEALTAFMQADLEEVAAEIATLPPKEKLYELVKNYLPDTTDVIWNLYGSLWQLAVHNTAYEELAHVMTEKWSALLEEIIASGIASGAFKNTDTQRVSRQLDALLNGYSDHLIINPTPADFNQAIEDIEDFIQRVLLSA